In a genomic window of Homo sapiens chromosome 22, GRCh38.p14 Primary Assembly:
- the CYB5R3 gene encoding NADH-cytochrome b5 reductase 3 isoform 1 (isoform 1 is encoded by transcript variant 1), which yields MGAQLSTLGHMVLFPVWFLYSLLMKLFQRSTPAITLESPDIKYPLRLIDREIISHDTRRFRFALPSPQHILGLPVGQHIYLSARIDGNLVVRPYTPISSDDDKGFVDLVIKVYFKDTHPKFPAGGKMSQYLESMQIGDTIEFRGPSGLLVYQGKGKFAIRPDKKSNPIIRTVKSVGMIAGGTGITPMLQVIRAIMKDPDDHTVCHLLFANQTEKDILLRPELEELRNKHSARFKLWYTLDRAPEAWDYGQGFVNEEMIRDHLPPPEEEPLVLMCGPPPMIQYACLPNLDHVGHPTERCFVF from the exons TTGGGCCATATGGTGCTCTTCCCAGTCTGGTTCCTGTACAGTCTGCTCATGAAGCTGTTCCAGCGCTCCACGCCAGCCATCACCCTCGAGAGCCCGGACATCAAGTACCCGCTGCGGCTCATCGACCGGGAG ATCATCAGCCATGACACCCGGCGCTTCCGCTTTGCCCTGCCGTCACCCCAGCACATCCTGGGCCTCCCTGTCG GCCAGCACATCTACCTCTCGGCTCGAATTGATGGAAACCTGGTCGTCCGGCCCTATACACCCATCTCCAGCGATGATGACAAGGGCTTCGTGGACCTGGTCATCAAG GTTTACTTCAAGGACACCCATCCCAAGTTTCCCGCTGGAGGGAAGATGTCTCAGTACCTGGAGAGCATGCAGATTGGAGACACCATTGAGTTCCGGGGCCCCAGTGGGCTGCTGGTCTACCAGGGCAAAG gGAAGTTCGCCATCCGACCTGACAAAAAGTCCAACCCTATCATCAGGACAGTGAAGTCTGTGGGCATGATCGCGGGAGGGACAG GCATCACCCCGATGCTGCAGGTGATCCGCGCCATCATGAAGGACCCTGATGACCACACTGTGTGCCACCTGCTCTTTGCCAACCAG ACCGAGAAGGACATCCTGCTGCGACCTGAGCTGGAGGAACTCAGGAACAAACATTCTGCACGCTTCAAGCTCTGGTACACGCTGGACAGAGCCCCTGAAG CCTGGGACTACGGCCAGGGCTTCGTGAATGAGGAGATGATCCGGGACCACCTTCCACCCCCAGAGGAGGAGCCGCTGGTGCTGATGTGTGGCCCCCCACCCATGATCCAGTACGCCTGCCTTCCCAACCTGGACCACGTGGGCCACCCCACGGAGCGCTGCTTCGTCTTCTGA
- the ATP5MGL gene encoding ATP synthase subunit g 2, mitochondrial, whose translation MAPFVRNLVEKTPALVNAAVTYLKPRLAAFWYYTTVELVPPTPAEIPRAIQSLKKIVSSAQTGSFKQLTVKEALLNGLVATEVSTWFYVREITGKRGIIG comes from the coding sequence ATGGCTCCATTTGTCCGTAACCTTGTGGAGAAGACCCCAGCACTGGTGAATGCTGCTGTGACTTACTTGAAGCCTCGATTGGCCGCATTTTGGTACTACACCACGGTTGAGCTGGTTCCTCCCACCCCTGCTGAGATCCCTAGAGCTATTCAGAGCCTGAAAAAAATAGTCAGTAGTGCTCAGACTGGTAGCTTCAAACAGCTCACAGTTAAGGAAGCTTTGCTGAACGGTTTGGTGGCCACTGAGGTGTCGACGTGGTTTTATGTCAGAGAGATCACAGGCAAGCGTGGCATCATTGGCTAG
- the CYB5R3 gene encoding NADH-cytochrome b5 reductase 3 isoform X1 — MVLFPVWFLYSLLMKLFQRSTPAITLESPDIKYPLRLIDREIISHDTRRFRFALPSPQHILGLPVGQHIYLSARIDGNLVVRPYTPISSDDDKGFVDLVIKVYFKDTHPKFPAGGKMSQYLESMQIGDTIEFRGPSGLLVYQGKGKFAIRPDKKSNPIIRTVKSVGMIAGGTGITPMLQVIRAIMKDPDDHTVCHLLFANQTEKDILLRPELEELRNKHSARFKLWYTLDRAPEAWDYGQGFVNEEMIRDHLPPPEEEPLVLMCGPPPMIQYACLPNLDHVGHPTERCFVF; from the exons ATGGTGCTCTTCCCAGTCTGGTTCCTGTACAGTCTGCTCATGAAGCTGTTCCAGCGCTCCACGCCAGCCATCACCCTCGAGAGCCCGGACATCAAGTACCCGCTGCGGCTCATCGACCGGGAG ATCATCAGCCATGACACCCGGCGCTTCCGCTTTGCCCTGCCGTCACCCCAGCACATCCTGGGCCTCCCTGTCG GCCAGCACATCTACCTCTCGGCTCGAATTGATGGAAACCTGGTCGTCCGGCCCTATACACCCATCTCCAGCGATGATGACAAGGGCTTCGTGGACCTGGTCATCAAG GTTTACTTCAAGGACACCCATCCCAAGTTTCCCGCTGGAGGGAAGATGTCTCAGTACCTGGAGAGCATGCAGATTGGAGACACCATTGAGTTCCGGGGCCCCAGTGGGCTGCTGGTCTACCAGGGCAAAG gGAAGTTCGCCATCCGACCTGACAAAAAGTCCAACCCTATCATCAGGACAGTGAAGTCTGTGGGCATGATCGCGGGAGGGACAG GCATCACCCCGATGCTGCAGGTGATCCGCGCCATCATGAAGGACCCTGATGACCACACTGTGTGCCACCTGCTCTTTGCCAACCAG ACCGAGAAGGACATCCTGCTGCGACCTGAGCTGGAGGAACTCAGGAACAAACATTCTGCACGCTTCAAGCTCTGGTACACGCTGGACAGAGCCCCTGAAG CCTGGGACTACGGCCAGGGCTTCGTGAATGAGGAGATGATCCGGGACCACCTTCCACCCCCAGAGGAGGAGCCGCTGGTGCTGATGTGTGGCCCCCCACCCATGATCCAGTACGCCTGCCTTCCCAACCTGGACCACGTGGGCCACCCCACGGAGCGCTGCTTCGTCTTCTGA
- the CYB5R3 gene encoding NADH-cytochrome b5 reductase 3 isoform 3 (isoform 3 is encoded by transcript variant 5) gives MNRSLLVGCMQSKDIWGREESICERLKQDGLDVERAESWELGHMVLFPVWFLYSLLMKLFQRSTPAITLESPDIKYPLRLIDREIISHDTRRFRFALPSPQHILGLPVGQHIYLSARIDGNLVVRPYTPISSDDDKGFVDLVIKVYFKDTHPKFPAGGKMSQYLESMQIGDTIEFRGPSGLLVYQGKGKFAIRPDKKSNPIIRTVKSVGMIAGGTGITPMLQVIRAIMKDPDDHTVCHLLFANQTEKDILLRPELEELRNKHSARFKLWYTLDRAPEAWDYGQGFVNEEMIRDHLPPPEEEPLVLMCGPPPMIQYACLPNLDHVGHPTERCFVF, from the exons ATGAATAGGAGTTTGCTGGTTGGATGCATGCAGAGCAAGGACATTTGGGGCAGAGAGGAGAGCATATGCGAACGCCTGAAGCAAGATGGGCTTGATGTTGAAAGAGCAGAGAGCTGGGAG TTGGGCCATATGGTGCTCTTCCCAGTCTGGTTCCTGTACAGTCTGCTCATGAAGCTGTTCCAGCGCTCCACGCCAGCCATCACCCTCGAGAGCCCGGACATCAAGTACCCGCTGCGGCTCATCGACCGGGAG ATCATCAGCCATGACACCCGGCGCTTCCGCTTTGCCCTGCCGTCACCCCAGCACATCCTGGGCCTCCCTGTCG GCCAGCACATCTACCTCTCGGCTCGAATTGATGGAAACCTGGTCGTCCGGCCCTATACACCCATCTCCAGCGATGATGACAAGGGCTTCGTGGACCTGGTCATCAAG GTTTACTTCAAGGACACCCATCCCAAGTTTCCCGCTGGAGGGAAGATGTCTCAGTACCTGGAGAGCATGCAGATTGGAGACACCATTGAGTTCCGGGGCCCCAGTGGGCTGCTGGTCTACCAGGGCAAAG gGAAGTTCGCCATCCGACCTGACAAAAAGTCCAACCCTATCATCAGGACAGTGAAGTCTGTGGGCATGATCGCGGGAGGGACAG GCATCACCCCGATGCTGCAGGTGATCCGCGCCATCATGAAGGACCCTGATGACCACACTGTGTGCCACCTGCTCTTTGCCAACCAG ACCGAGAAGGACATCCTGCTGCGACCTGAGCTGGAGGAACTCAGGAACAAACATTCTGCACGCTTCAAGCTCTGGTACACGCTGGACAGAGCCCCTGAAG CCTGGGACTACGGCCAGGGCTTCGTGAATGAGGAGATGATCCGGGACCACCTTCCACCCCCAGAGGAGGAGCCGCTGGTGCTGATGTGTGGCCCCCCACCCATGATCCAGTACGCCTGCCTTCCCAACCTGGACCACGTGGGCCACCCCACGGAGCGCTGCTTCGTCTTCTGA
- the CYB5R3 gene encoding NADH-cytochrome b5 reductase 3 isoform 2 (isoform 2 is encoded by transcript variant 2) — MKLFQRSTPAITLESPDIKYPLRLIDREIISHDTRRFRFALPSPQHILGLPVGQHIYLSARIDGNLVVRPYTPISSDDDKGFVDLVIKVYFKDTHPKFPAGGKMSQYLESMQIGDTIEFRGPSGLLVYQGKGKFAIRPDKKSNPIIRTVKSVGMIAGGTGITPMLQVIRAIMKDPDDHTVCHLLFANQTEKDILLRPELEELRNKHSARFKLWYTLDRAPEAWDYGQGFVNEEMIRDHLPPPEEEPLVLMCGPPPMIQYACLPNLDHVGHPTERCFVF; from the exons ATGAAGCTGTTCCAGCGCTCCACGCCAGCCATCACCCTCGAGAGCCCGGACATCAAGTACCCGCTGCGGCTCATCGACCGGGAG ATCATCAGCCATGACACCCGGCGCTTCCGCTTTGCCCTGCCGTCACCCCAGCACATCCTGGGCCTCCCTGTCG GCCAGCACATCTACCTCTCGGCTCGAATTGATGGAAACCTGGTCGTCCGGCCCTATACACCCATCTCCAGCGATGATGACAAGGGCTTCGTGGACCTGGTCATCAAG GTTTACTTCAAGGACACCCATCCCAAGTTTCCCGCTGGAGGGAAGATGTCTCAGTACCTGGAGAGCATGCAGATTGGAGACACCATTGAGTTCCGGGGCCCCAGTGGGCTGCTGGTCTACCAGGGCAAAG gGAAGTTCGCCATCCGACCTGACAAAAAGTCCAACCCTATCATCAGGACAGTGAAGTCTGTGGGCATGATCGCGGGAGGGACAG GCATCACCCCGATGCTGCAGGTGATCCGCGCCATCATGAAGGACCCTGATGACCACACTGTGTGCCACCTGCTCTTTGCCAACCAG ACCGAGAAGGACATCCTGCTGCGACCTGAGCTGGAGGAACTCAGGAACAAACATTCTGCACGCTTCAAGCTCTGGTACACGCTGGACAGAGCCCCTGAAG CCTGGGACTACGGCCAGGGCTTCGTGAATGAGGAGATGATCCGGGACCACCTTCCACCCCCAGAGGAGGAGCCGCTGGTGCTGATGTGTGGCCCCCCACCCATGATCCAGTACGCCTGCCTTCCCAACCTGGACCACGTGGGCCACCCCACGGAGCGCTGCTTCGTCTTCTGA